In Rahnella sikkimica, the following are encoded in one genomic region:
- the hutC gene encoding histidine utilization repressor, which translates to MSEPTPLSSQSAAQQGVSQQTLSELAAAMSDTPAPIYQRVKQAIIGQIRAGVWKPHQRVPSESELVNELGVSRMTINRALRELTSEGFLIRMQGVGTFVAEAKAYTPMLEVHNIADEIAQRGHRHDSKILVCEARLADAEQALQLGIAPGAMLFYSQIVHYENNVPVQIEDRFVNPETAPDYLQQVLNKQTPYIYLMEIAPLTAGEHRVEAVSASDEQRELLQLSEHEPCLLIHRRTWSGSRVVTSARLIYPGSRYQLFGRFTSHG; encoded by the coding sequence ATGTCGGAGCCCACACCACTTTCTTCGCAAAGTGCAGCGCAACAGGGAGTGTCTCAGCAGACATTGTCCGAACTGGCTGCGGCCATGAGCGACACGCCCGCGCCGATTTATCAGCGCGTGAAGCAGGCAATCATCGGACAGATCCGCGCCGGTGTCTGGAAACCGCATCAGCGCGTCCCTTCTGAAAGTGAGCTGGTCAACGAGCTGGGCGTCAGCCGCATGACCATCAACCGTGCGCTGCGCGAACTGACCAGCGAAGGTTTTCTGATTCGCATGCAGGGCGTCGGGACGTTCGTCGCCGAAGCCAAGGCCTACACGCCGATGCTCGAAGTGCATAATATCGCCGATGAAATTGCCCAGCGCGGGCACCGCCACGACAGCAAGATTCTGGTCTGTGAAGCCCGTCTGGCTGACGCCGAACAGGCGCTTCAGCTTGGTATTGCGCCGGGCGCGATGCTGTTTTACTCGCAGATTGTGCATTACGAAAACAATGTGCCGGTGCAGATTGAAGACCGTTTTGTTAACCCGGAAACTGCGCCGGATTACCTTCAGCAAGTACTCAATAAGCAAACGCCGTACATCTATCTGATGGAAATCGCGCCCCTGACCGCCGGTGAACACCGCGTTGAAGCGGTGAGTGCCAGCGACGAACAGCGCGAACTTTTGCAACTCAGTGAGCATGAGCCCTGCCTCTTAATTCATCGCCGTACCTGGAGCGGCAGCCGCGTGGTGACCTCTGCGCGCCTGATTTATCCGGGTTCCCGCTACCAGCTGTTCGGGCGTTTCACCAGCCACGGCTGA
- the hutI gene encoding imidazolonepropionase, with the protein MPVALSPCLSSEPPSHCDSVWRGATLVTMKDGHYNLIENGAIAVTGGKIVWTGSAADCPAFSYARQHDFDGGIITPGFVDCHTHLVFGGDRSAEFEQRLNGVSYAEIAAAGGGILSTVNATREATEDELLAQALFRLKPLLAEGVTCVEIKSGYGLSVESELKMLRVIRRLGVMLPVEVKSTCLAAHALPPEFKGRADEYIDLICDTLLPVVASENLADAVDAFCEHLAFSPDQVERVFTVAAALGLPVKLHAEQLSSLHGSALAARHHALSADHLEYATEDDAKAMAATGTVAVLLPGAYYLLRETQCPPVAHFRQHNVPMALASDANPGTSPALSLRLMLNMGCTLFRLTPEEALAGITCHGARALGLQDTHGTLETGKVADFIHWPLSRPAELVYWLGGQLPCTIVYRGEIRGEFRS; encoded by the coding sequence ATGCCGGTAGCACTTTCCCCCTGTTTGTCTTCCGAACCGCCCTCTCACTGTGACAGCGTATGGCGCGGTGCCACGCTGGTAACCATGAAAGACGGGCATTACAACCTGATCGAAAACGGCGCGATTGCCGTCACCGGCGGCAAGATTGTCTGGACGGGTAGCGCGGCGGATTGCCCGGCCTTTTCTTACGCCCGGCAGCACGATTTTGACGGCGGCATCATCACGCCGGGTTTTGTCGACTGCCATACGCATCTGGTGTTCGGGGGCGATCGCAGCGCTGAATTTGAACAGCGTTTAAACGGCGTGAGTTATGCCGAAATCGCGGCGGCAGGCGGCGGCATTCTCTCGACCGTAAACGCCACGCGTGAAGCCACGGAAGATGAACTGCTGGCACAGGCGTTATTCCGCCTCAAACCGCTGCTGGCCGAAGGCGTTACCTGCGTTGAGATTAAATCCGGCTATGGCCTGAGTGTGGAAAGCGAGCTGAAAATGCTGCGCGTGATCCGCAGACTGGGCGTGATGTTGCCGGTTGAGGTGAAATCCACCTGCCTTGCCGCGCACGCCCTGCCGCCTGAATTTAAGGGCCGTGCCGATGAGTATATTGATCTGATTTGTGACACGTTACTGCCGGTGGTCGCCAGCGAAAATCTGGCCGATGCGGTGGATGCGTTCTGTGAACATCTGGCGTTTTCGCCGGATCAGGTTGAACGGGTATTTACTGTGGCTGCGGCGCTGGGTTTGCCGGTCAAACTGCACGCGGAACAGCTTTCTTCGCTGCACGGCAGCGCGCTGGCGGCACGACATCACGCGCTCTCCGCGGATCATCTGGAATACGCCACGGAAGACGACGCCAAAGCGATGGCTGCCACCGGCACCGTCGCTGTTTTACTGCCGGGTGCCTACTATTTGCTGCGCGAAACGCAATGCCCGCCGGTGGCGCATTTCCGCCAGCACAACGTGCCGATGGCGCTGGCAAGCGACGCCAATCCGGGAACCTCCCCGGCGCTTTCGTTGCGTCTGATGCTCAATATGGGTTGCACGCTGTTTCGTCTCACACCGGAAGAAGCGCTGGCCGGGATCACCTGTCACGGCGCACGGGCGCTGGGTTTACAGGACACGCACGGCACGCTGGAAACGGGCAAAGTCGCTGATTTCATTCACTGGCCGCTGTCGCGACCGGCGGAACTGGTTTACTGGCTGGGCGGGCAGTTGCCCTGCACTATCGTTTATCGCGGAGAAATCCGGGGAGAATTTCGTTCATGA
- the hutG gene encoding N-formylglutamate deformylase, translating into MSLSAANVIADPYHFIPGTSPILISIPHAGTHLTPEVASGLSDAALPLSDTDWHIPRLYDFARALGASILVGQYSRFVIDLNRPSDDKPLYTTATTGLYPDLLFDGRATFKPEMTPTDAQRQQYLDEIWQPYHQKIQSELARMKQDFGYALLFDAHSIASMIPRLFDGQLPDLNLGTNSGESCAPELSEILEKTCQQQTRFTHVLNGRFKGGYITRAYGQPENDIHAVQLELAQVNYMEEIEPFSYSEDKAAELQALLKPLLAGMLAWGSERYKQGAV; encoded by the coding sequence ATGAGTCTTTCAGCAGCAAACGTCATCGCCGATCCTTACCATTTCATTCCCGGCACCTCGCCGATACTGATCAGCATACCCCACGCAGGCACGCACCTGACGCCGGAAGTCGCCAGCGGGCTGAGTGATGCCGCCCTGCCGCTTTCGGATACTGACTGGCACATTCCACGGCTGTACGACTTCGCCCGCGCGCTGGGTGCCAGCATTCTGGTCGGCCAGTATTCACGTTTCGTGATTGACCTGAACCGTCCGTCCGACGATAAACCGCTCTACACCACGGCCACCACCGGTTTGTACCCGGATTTGTTGTTTGACGGGCGCGCCACGTTTAAACCGGAAATGACGCCGACTGACGCCCAGCGCCAGCAATATCTCGATGAAATCTGGCAGCCCTATCACCAGAAAATTCAGTCAGAACTGGCGCGGATGAAACAGGACTTCGGCTATGCGCTGCTGTTTGACGCCCACTCAATTGCCTCTATGATCCCCCGTCTTTTCGACGGCCAGTTGCCGGATCTGAATCTCGGCACCAACAGCGGTGAAAGCTGCGCGCCAGAACTGAGTGAAATCCTCGAAAAAACCTGCCAGCAGCAGACGCGTTTCACCCATGTTCTGAACGGCCGTTTTAAAGGCGGTTACATCACGCGGGCTTACGGCCAGCCAGAAAACGATATTCATGCTGTTCAGCTGGAACTGGCGCAGGTGAATTATATGGAGGAGATTGAGCCGTTCAGCTATTCAGAGGACAAAGCGGCTGAGCTCCAGGCATTGCTGAAGCCGTTGCTGGCGGGGATGCTGGCGTGGGGATCGGAGAGGTATAAACAGGGCGCTGTTTAA
- a CDS encoding cellulose biosynthesis protein BcsC, which yields MNARRRVPFIVNRLALTLGLALLATPSISAPVVSPEQWLLEQVRVGEASHQDDLVRQSLFRLELMDPQNPKVLSARLRLSLREGDQGKAQQQLERIKEVAPGSDEYRQAQLSLKIASPEMQQKLQQTRLLAIAGRLDEAKAQYDQLFNGQPPTLDLAVEYWQLVARLPGQKARAQAQLQALNNQYPGDVQLRLQLAQMAFDEGDNAKAVGLVKQIATTNEGRSPAADLWLAKIKDQPVSNASVDALQQFIATFDTGPQVIAAQQELQRQQALLADPHYQARVRGLAQVSKGGSTGAIAPLKQALQAKPNDAEVLGAMGLAYSRAGNRQQALNLFERAKAVETDGYNSGKWTSLIQTNSYWLKISQGDNALKANQLSQAEAAYKQAQRIDSRDPWALIGLGDVAVARKNDPQAEQAYLHALRLERDNSSAQRGLVNIYQRQSSQKALDYLNSLPAASQAKLIDKQRGLRSDIVTAQAEKYVANRQWNQAANRYAEALKLNPDDVWTTYHYANALREAGEPAQADAAFAHLAAKRPADPEQVYAYSLYLSGSDRDEAALRHLHTLPQAKWNDNMREMAQRIQLDKTLTNIDTALAAGQKSQAKHLLQTADLKGMSLNQQRRVAMAWLDVGETSRAAALLQPLKTAARTQPAGQDKALIYRNAANVEQQLGQPQLARQDYEQAMIASGITDKQPQDNDSYTRLTRNNASDDWLKRGIRTDAHDLYRQQDVNFTVDTDSWSSSGTPGKSDLTANTTMFQADMPVYQGRGFLRADWVRMDAGTFDNENGNYEASFGTCSDQNCRSYRSQTANGVSLGAGWENDKWKGDLGTTPLGFPVVDWVGGLAYSGDWGDIGWTTTVSRRPVSSSLLSFAGAKDPGTGTTWGGVRATGASLGLSYDQGLANGVWADVSAHQLTGENVEDNTRERLMGGYYYKVINEDNRRATVGLSSMLWHYQKDLSGYTLGQGGYYSPQQYFSLSVPVNYRQRTENWSWQLGGSVSWSRSSTSDEKRYPIQSLIPDSLPDKGAIETGSSGSGFGYTVQALVERRVSSHWTVGAGIDIQQAKDYTPSHYLLYARYSLSGWQGDLDMPPQPLVPYADFK from the coding sequence GTGAACGCGCGTCGCAGAGTACCGTTTATTGTCAACCGGCTGGCCCTGACGCTAGGGCTGGCCCTGCTTGCCACGCCGTCGATTTCGGCACCGGTGGTTTCACCCGAACAGTGGTTGCTGGAACAGGTCCGCGTTGGCGAAGCCAGCCATCAGGACGACCTTGTGCGTCAGTCACTGTTTCGTCTGGAATTAATGGATCCGCAAAATCCAAAAGTGTTGTCCGCACGTCTGCGCCTTTCCCTGCGGGAGGGCGATCAGGGTAAAGCGCAGCAGCAACTTGAAAGAATTAAAGAAGTGGCACCCGGTTCTGATGAATACCGACAGGCACAGTTAAGCCTGAAAATCGCTTCACCGGAGATGCAGCAGAAACTTCAGCAGACGCGTTTGCTGGCGATAGCAGGGCGTCTGGATGAAGCTAAAGCGCAGTACGATCAGCTTTTCAATGGTCAGCCGCCGACCTTAGATCTGGCCGTAGAATACTGGCAACTGGTTGCCCGTCTTCCGGGGCAAAAGGCGCGCGCGCAGGCGCAGTTACAGGCGCTGAATAACCAGTATCCGGGCGATGTGCAGTTGCGTTTGCAACTGGCGCAGATGGCCTTTGATGAAGGCGATAATGCCAAAGCGGTCGGGCTGGTGAAACAGATTGCTACCACCAACGAAGGCCGTTCGCCTGCCGCTGATCTCTGGCTGGCGAAAATCAAAGACCAGCCGGTAAGCAATGCCAGCGTTGATGCGCTGCAACAGTTTATTGCGACCTTTGATACCGGCCCGCAGGTGATTGCGGCGCAGCAGGAACTTCAGCGTCAGCAGGCGTTGCTGGCCGATCCTCATTATCAGGCGCGCGTTCGCGGGCTGGCGCAGGTCAGTAAGGGCGGTTCAACGGGCGCAATCGCACCGCTTAAACAGGCGTTACAGGCCAAACCGAATGACGCCGAAGTGCTGGGCGCAATGGGGCTGGCGTATTCCCGCGCCGGTAACCGCCAGCAGGCGCTGAATCTTTTCGAACGGGCCAAAGCCGTGGAAACCGACGGTTATAATTCCGGTAAATGGACCAGCCTTATCCAGACCAACAGCTACTGGCTGAAAATCAGTCAGGGCGATAACGCGCTGAAAGCCAACCAGCTCAGTCAGGCCGAAGCCGCCTACAAACAGGCGCAGCGTATTGACTCGCGCGATCCGTGGGCGCTGATTGGCCTGGGCGATGTGGCCGTAGCACGCAAAAATGACCCGCAGGCGGAGCAGGCTTATCTTCACGCGCTGCGCCTGGAACGTGATAACAGCAGCGCCCAGCGCGGGCTGGTGAATATTTATCAGCGTCAGTCGTCACAAAAAGCGCTTGATTACCTCAATTCATTACCGGCTGCGTCTCAGGCCAAACTGATTGATAAACAACGCGGATTGAGAAGTGACATTGTCACAGCGCAGGCCGAAAAGTATGTCGCTAACCGCCAGTGGAATCAGGCGGCGAACCGTTATGCCGAAGCCCTGAAGCTCAATCCGGATGATGTCTGGACGACTTACCACTACGCCAACGCCCTGCGTGAAGCCGGAGAACCGGCGCAGGCTGACGCTGCTTTCGCGCATCTTGCGGCAAAACGCCCGGCAGATCCTGAACAGGTTTACGCCTATTCGTTGTACCTTTCCGGCTCCGATCGTGACGAAGCGGCTTTGCGCCATCTGCATACGCTGCCGCAAGCGAAGTGGAACGACAACATGCGCGAAATGGCGCAGCGCATTCAGCTCGATAAAACCCTCACCAATATTGATACCGCGTTAGCGGCGGGCCAAAAATCACAGGCGAAACATCTGCTGCAAACGGCCGATCTGAAAGGCATGAGCCTGAATCAGCAGCGCCGCGTCGCGATGGCGTGGCTTGACGTGGGCGAAACCTCACGTGCCGCCGCACTGTTACAGCCGCTGAAAACCGCAGCACGAACTCAACCTGCCGGGCAGGACAAAGCGCTGATTTACCGCAATGCCGCTAATGTCGAACAACAGCTCGGTCAGCCGCAACTGGCGCGTCAGGATTACGAACAGGCGATGATCGCCAGCGGGATCACCGACAAGCAACCGCAGGACAACGACAGTTACACCCGCCTGACCCGCAACAACGCCAGCGATGATTGGTTAAAACGCGGTATCCGCACGGACGCGCATGACCTTTACCGCCAGCAGGATGTGAATTTCACGGTGGACACTGACTCCTGGAGCTCCAGCGGAACGCCGGGTAAATCCGATCTCACGGCCAACACCACTATGTTCCAGGCTGATATGCCGGTTTATCAGGGACGTGGATTCCTGCGCGCCGACTGGGTGCGTATGGACGCGGGAACGTTCGACAACGAAAACGGCAACTACGAGGCCAGTTTCGGGACCTGTAGTGATCAGAATTGCCGGAGCTACCGCAGCCAGACGGCCAACGGCGTCAGCCTTGGCGCGGGCTGGGAAAATGACAAATGGAAAGGGGATCTGGGCACCACGCCGCTGGGCTTCCCGGTCGTTGACTGGGTCGGCGGGCTGGCCTACAGCGGAGACTGGGGCGATATCGGCTGGACAACCACGGTTTCACGCCGTCCCGTTTCAAGCTCACTGCTTTCCTTTGCCGGTGCAAAAGATCCGGGAACCGGCACCACCTGGGGCGGCGTTCGCGCTACCGGTGCCAGCCTCGGCCTGAGCTACGATCAGGGGCTGGCAAACGGCGTTTGGGCAGACGTCAGCGCGCATCAGCTGACGGGTGAAAACGTCGAAGACAACACCCGCGAACGCCTGATGGGCGGCTATTACTACAAAGTCATCAACGAAGACAACCGCCGCGCGACCGTCGGCCTCAGTTCGATGTTGTGGCATTACCAGAAAGATCTCAGCGGCTACACGCTGGGACAGGGCGGTTACTACAGCCCGCAGCAGTATTTCTCATTATCAGTGCCGGTGAATTACCGTCAGCGTACCGAAAACTGGTCATGGCAGCTGGGCGGTTCGGTTTCGTGGTCACGTTCATCGACCAGCGACGAAAAGCGGTATCCGATCCAGAGTCTCATTCCGGATTCTCTGCCGGACAAAGGCGCTATTGAAACCGGCAGCAGCGGTTCCGGGTTTGGTTACACGGTGCAGGCGCTGGTCGAACGCCGCGTCAGTTCCCACTGGACAGTGGGTGCGGGGATCGACATCCAGCAGGCGAAGGATTACACACCGAGTCATTATCTGCTGTACGCGAGATATTCCTTAAGCGGATGGCAGGGGGATTTGGATATGCCGCCGCAGCCGTTAGTCCCGTATGCGGACTTTAAGTAA
- the bcsB gene encoding cellulose biosynthesis cyclic di-GMP-binding regulatory protein BcsB: MKRLPLTTLMASALMTLALGSAAPAFSEQAPARTGNVPAPDVAQNTPASQVVLPMVAPAVNPMIIPGAPVRNVTLPFADVAPTPGAITLRGIQPNGQIEFGVRSDEVVTQSTLNLEFTPSPSLIPVQSHLKVYLNDQLMGVEVIDKDQLGKKNHLQMVIDPRYITDFNRIRLEFIGHYQNVCENPANTTLWLEIGKGSSLSLQYQKLPLSNDLAHFPVPFFDARDSRPLDLPMVFAASPDASQQQAAAILASWFGAKAQWRGQSFPTLYNQLPDSHAVVFATNDKRPDFLKDMPPVKGPVVQMISRADNPYVKMLLILGRDDNDLLTAVKGIAQGNILFRGETVGVDNVDPIQPRQPYDAPNWVRTDRPMNFGELKQYAEQLQSDGIQPNPITVNINLPPDLFLINSTGIDMRLKYRYTSPQLKNTSRLSISLNNQFVQDLTLKTGHDEDSQLLHLSLLQGLLDGSKDLNIPALKLGAVNQMRFDFDYTSLLASGIEGRCETYTTVPNHVVIDDSSTIDFSGYRHFMAMPDLRAFANAGFPFSRMADLSQTLVLVQPQPQPVQLTTLLDAMGNIGALTGYPSLGVSLTEDAAKAKTTDADLLVIGNLPEGMRDDTLRDDKKANLLLDAARDAVNTPIRQAALPDNTAPASDARVDTRTQISAQGPIAAIVGLQSPYYDQRSVVALMANGQKGFEMLNTSMQDAKQRAQVFGSVTVVRDSGVNSLKVGDTYYVGHLPWWERVWNAMANHPALLALMAVIVVILAAILLWTGLRSLARRRLSDDDQE; this comes from the coding sequence ATGAAAAGACTTCCTTTGACGACTTTAATGGCATCCGCATTGATGACATTGGCTTTGGGTTCAGCGGCTCCGGCCTTTAGCGAACAGGCTCCGGCGCGCACAGGCAATGTTCCGGCTCCCGACGTCGCGCAAAATACACCGGCATCGCAAGTCGTATTGCCGATGGTTGCGCCAGCGGTAAATCCGATGATTATTCCGGGTGCGCCGGTACGCAACGTGACGCTGCCGTTTGCCGATGTCGCGCCTACGCCGGGGGCGATTACCCTGCGCGGTATTCAGCCTAACGGGCAAATCGAATTTGGTGTGCGCAGTGACGAAGTGGTGACGCAGTCCACGCTGAATCTGGAGTTCACGCCGTCGCCGTCGCTGATCCCGGTGCAATCGCACCTTAAGGTGTATCTTAACGACCAGCTGATGGGCGTTGAAGTGATTGATAAAGATCAGTTGGGCAAGAAAAATCACTTACAGATGGTCATCGATCCGCGCTACATCACCGACTTCAACCGCATCCGGCTGGAGTTCATTGGCCATTATCAGAACGTCTGTGAAAACCCGGCCAACACCACGCTGTGGCTGGAAATCGGCAAAGGCAGTTCGCTCAGCCTGCAATACCAGAAACTGCCGCTCAGCAACGATCTGGCGCATTTCCCGGTGCCGTTCTTTGATGCGCGTGACAGCCGTCCGCTGGATTTACCGATGGTGTTTGCCGCGTCTCCGGACGCCAGCCAGCAACAGGCGGCTGCCATTCTGGCCTCGTGGTTTGGTGCCAAAGCGCAATGGCGCGGGCAGTCTTTCCCGACGTTGTATAACCAGTTGCCGGACAGTCACGCGGTGGTGTTTGCCACCAACGACAAACGTCCTGATTTCCTAAAAGACATGCCGCCGGTGAAAGGGCCGGTCGTGCAGATGATCAGCCGCGCGGACAATCCTTACGTCAAAATGCTGCTGATCCTGGGGCGTGATGACAACGATCTGCTGACGGCCGTAAAAGGCATTGCGCAGGGCAATATTCTGTTCCGTGGCGAAACCGTGGGCGTGGATAACGTTGATCCTATCCAGCCACGTCAACCTTACGACGCGCCAAACTGGGTGCGGACAGACCGTCCGATGAACTTCGGTGAGCTTAAACAGTACGCGGAACAGTTGCAGTCGGACGGCATTCAGCCGAACCCGATCACCGTGAACATCAATCTGCCGCCAGATCTGTTCCTGATTAACAGCACCGGTATCGATATGCGTTTGAAATATCGCTATACCTCGCCGCAGCTGAAAAACACCTCCCGTCTGAGCATCAGCCTGAATAACCAGTTTGTGCAGGATTTAACCCTGAAAACCGGTCACGACGAAGATTCGCAGCTCCTGCATTTGTCGCTCTTGCAGGGCCTGCTGGATGGCAGCAAAGACCTGAACATACCGGCGCTCAAACTCGGCGCAGTCAACCAGATGCGCTTTGACTTCGATTACACCTCGCTGCTGGCGAGCGGAATTGAAGGGCGCTGTGAGACGTACACCACCGTGCCAAACCACGTCGTGATCGACGACAGTTCCACCATCGATTTCTCCGGTTACCGCCACTTTATGGCGATGCCGGATCTGCGGGCGTTTGCTAATGCCGGTTTCCCGTTCAGCCGCATGGCCGATTTGTCACAGACGCTGGTACTGGTTCAGCCGCAGCCTCAGCCTGTTCAGCTCACCACGTTACTTGACGCGATGGGCAATATCGGTGCCCTGACAGGCTATCCGTCTCTCGGCGTCAGCCTGACGGAAGACGCGGCGAAGGCGAAAACCACCGACGCGGATTTACTGGTGATCGGCAACCTGCCCGAGGGAATGCGCGACGACACTCTGCGTGATGACAAAAAAGCCAACCTGCTGCTGGATGCGGCGCGCGATGCGGTCAATACGCCAATCCGTCAGGCTGCATTACCGGATAATACCGCACCTGCCAGCGATGCGCGCGTCGATACCCGTACGCAGATCAGCGCACAGGGGCCGATAGCGGCCATTGTCGGTTTGCAGTCGCCTTATTATGACCAGCGCAGCGTTGTGGCGCTGATGGCGAATGGGCAGAAAGGCTTTGAAATGCTCAACACCTCAATGCAGGACGCGAAACAACGGGCACAGGTCTTTGGCTCGGTGACCGTGGTGCGCGACTCCGGCGTGAACAGCCTGAAAGTCGGCGATACCTACTATGTCGGCCATCTGCCGTGGTGGGAACGTGTGTGGAATGCGATGGCAAACCATCCGGCACTTCTGGCGCTGATGGCGGTGATTGTGGTGATTCTGGCGGCTATCTTGCTGTGGACCGGCCTGCGTTCTCTGGCGCGTCGTCGCTTGTCTGATGATGACCAGGAATAA